The window CACGCCCACCCTGCTCGTGACGGAGGCCAACATCGTTGGGGCGCGCCTGCTCGCCCGCGGAACACACCATGGGCTGTTTCAGGGCGTGCCCCCCACCGGGAAGCGGTGGACGGCCACCTGCTGCGGTTTCTACCACGTCCAGGGCCAACAGATCGTCGAGTCCTGGGTCAACTGGGATCTGCTGGCCATTCTGGAACAGATCGGCGGGATCCGCCGCGCTCCCGCTGCCAGCGCGTGAGGAAACCGCCGAAATCGGGGCAAAGGGGGGTAGAGCATGAGAACCAACATCAGGCTCGGACTGGTGGGACTGGTAATGACGTCCATTTTCGTCCTGGGCCCCGGCGCGGGGGCTCAGCAAGGGTTCAAATCCTCGCTGGTGCTTCAGACAACGACCACCTCCATCGGGCAGCCGATCCTTTTCCCTCTCTTCCGGAACGAGGTGAGGGCGTTCCTCATCGAACTCGCGCCCGGAGGGGAGGTCGGCCGGCACCGCCATCCCGTCCCCACCTTTGTCTACGTCCTCGAAGGGACGTTCACGGTGGAGACGGACGGCCATCCACCCAGGCAGTACCAGGCCGGACAGGGGTACGTAGAAGCCATGGGCACCTGGCACAACGGCCTGAACCGGGGCACGACGCCTGTGAAGTTCCTGGTGGTCTACGCGGCCGAAGAAGGCAGGCCGACGGCCGTTCGTCCGTAGACGTCCATGGCGGGGCGCCGCAAGCGACGTATCGGCTTCGACGTCGCTGAGGCTCACGTCACCGGACCGGGGGGCGGTGAGGGGGACGAGGGTGCCCTGAGGGCGCGGATTGCGCGCCTCGAGCGTCTGCTGGTCGACCCGGCAAGCGTGGTCCGTCGGCTCCCTCAATCCCCCGCCTGCCCCCGGGCCTGTTTCATCGTGCTGCCCCCAGCGGGCGGGGCAAAGGGATGGCACCCGGGAGCCAGCCGGAGCAGGTGCGGGCAGCAATTTTCCACGGGCTGTCCGCATCTCGTTGGCATGGGCGTCGTGCTGCCTGCGGTGGTGACAAAGAGACCGGGGGCAG of the Armatimonadota bacterium genome contains:
- a CDS encoding cupin domain-containing protein, which translates into the protein MRTNIRLGLVGLVMTSIFVLGPGAGAQQGFKSSLVLQTTTTSIGQPILFPLFRNEVRAFLIELAPGGEVGRHRHPVPTFVYVLEGTFTVETDGHPPRQYQAGQGYVEAMGTWHNGLNRGTTPVKFLVVYAAEEGRPTAVRP
- a CDS encoding ester cyclase encodes the protein MSRDPRTVVQHFLDEILNGKDLDAANELISSPILRHRVMAFLQAFPDLEVTPTLLVTEANIVGARLLARGTHHGLFQGVPPTGKRWTATCCGFYHVQGQQIVESWVNWDLLAILEQIGGIRRAPAASA